One Fuerstiella marisgermanici DNA window includes the following coding sequences:
- the ppk2 gene encoding polyphosphate kinase 2 encodes MSNNKSETESKGTGKPKSKKRSPRSKAKANGQASPRKASQGDTSPSVTPAGIERFTVSESILAAQEAKITAVKDIISGVPPHDVNTLAKVLHAVMEGTSSDDAAVLRNALLGQNEVPVNEAGPAPDDMLSASWRSGGYPYRNLMTRKAYEKQKYKLQVELLKLQQWVKKTGERVVILFEGRDAAGKGGTIKRFMEHLNPRGARVVALEKPTVTEQGQWYFQRYVEHLPTRGEIILFDRSWYNRAGVERVMGFCDQEEYNEFMRQVPEFERNLVRSGIHLTKFWFSVSRKEQRRRFKERERHPLKQWKLSPIDLASLDMWDEYTKAKEAMFQYTDSVEAPWTVVKSDCKKRARLNALRYVLHSLPYDNKNLDTIGSVDPLLVGRAQVRYAAED; translated from the coding sequence ATGAGCAACAACAAATCAGAAACCGAATCTAAAGGCACCGGAAAGCCAAAAAGCAAGAAGCGATCTCCTCGCAGCAAGGCGAAGGCCAACGGTCAGGCATCTCCTCGAAAAGCCAGCCAGGGCGACACATCTCCGTCGGTCACTCCGGCCGGCATCGAACGGTTTACGGTTTCGGAATCGATCCTGGCCGCTCAGGAAGCAAAGATTACGGCTGTCAAAGATATCATCAGTGGTGTTCCGCCGCATGATGTGAATACGCTGGCAAAGGTGCTGCACGCAGTGATGGAAGGTACATCTTCCGATGACGCGGCCGTGTTGCGAAACGCATTGTTGGGGCAGAATGAAGTTCCAGTTAACGAAGCTGGCCCGGCTCCGGATGATATGCTGTCAGCAAGCTGGCGCAGCGGGGGGTATCCCTATCGCAACCTGATGACTCGCAAAGCCTATGAGAAGCAAAAATACAAACTGCAGGTCGAATTATTGAAGCTGCAACAATGGGTGAAAAAGACGGGCGAACGAGTTGTCATTCTTTTTGAGGGCCGCGATGCAGCAGGCAAAGGAGGCACCATCAAGCGATTTATGGAACACCTGAATCCTCGTGGTGCCCGCGTTGTCGCTCTGGAAAAACCGACGGTCACCGAGCAGGGACAATGGTACTTTCAGCGTTATGTAGAGCACCTTCCGACGCGCGGCGAAATTATTCTGTTCGATCGGTCATGGTATAACCGCGCGGGCGTGGAACGGGTTATGGGGTTTTGTGACCAGGAAGAGTACAACGAATTCATGCGTCAAGTGCCTGAGTTCGAACGTAATCTGGTTCGCAGCGGCATTCACCTGACGAAGTTCTGGTTTTCCGTCAGCCGGAAAGAACAGCGACGGCGATTTAAAGAACGTGAACGGCATCCGTTAAAGCAGTGGAAACTGTCGCCGATCGACCTGGCATCACTGGACATGTGGGACGAATACACCAAAGCCAAGGAGGCCATGTTTCAGTATACCGACAGTGTTGAGGCTCCATGGACCGTCGTGAAATCAGACTGCAAGAAGCGAGCTCGTCTAAACGCGTTGCGTTATGTGCTGCACAGCCTGCCATACGACAACAAGAACCTCGACACGA
- a CDS encoding putative adhesin — translation MSWGKSDQDRIQHTLDYIKRVSATNHQLLIDYVNGNSVFSAATISKALSLKLSRFGRGGTTQSQRHAIRGCILTRLAAESPASTAVATAWKNTYKTQTEDALKMQIARYLGQLRGATALPKSKPKSPSGPAAYGLSAESLQAIKGGLSAPKAVSSSTSATDAGPPPAPTAALAAKKTYFEKLSRSNIVLSGHGSWPAPFRKVRLKPQQKLCCYCRQFYPLGNDVGQLIDSRQFPVPEEEFPGGSEVCDYMLHNKDTLKLLNHSVGDAKFITVTTDTPISTFINNPAYVDATFHFAACRVVSKGNKLGCPVHRVWEPYVQGQPLPCVLR, via the coding sequence ATGTCTTGGGGAAAATCGGATCAGGATCGCATTCAACACACTCTGGACTACATAAAGCGAGTGTCCGCGACCAATCACCAGTTGCTGATTGACTACGTGAATGGCAATTCGGTCTTCAGCGCAGCGACAATCAGTAAGGCTTTATCGCTAAAGCTGTCTCGCTTCGGTCGCGGTGGAACCACTCAGTCACAGCGACATGCGATTCGAGGATGTATTCTGACTCGCTTGGCCGCCGAATCGCCTGCGTCGACGGCTGTCGCGACAGCGTGGAAGAACACGTACAAGACGCAGACGGAAGACGCTCTTAAAATGCAGATCGCGCGGTATCTGGGCCAGCTTCGGGGGGCGACTGCATTGCCCAAGAGCAAGCCAAAGTCGCCATCCGGTCCAGCGGCATACGGGTTGTCAGCCGAGAGTCTTCAGGCAATCAAGGGCGGATTGTCGGCACCGAAGGCTGTTTCTTCTTCGACATCAGCGACCGACGCCGGCCCGCCTCCTGCGCCGACTGCGGCGTTGGCGGCAAAGAAGACGTACTTTGAAAAGTTATCGCGTTCGAACATCGTGCTGTCCGGTCACGGTTCGTGGCCAGCACCCTTTCGGAAGGTCCGCCTGAAGCCTCAACAAAAACTGTGCTGTTACTGCAGACAGTTCTATCCGTTAGGCAACGATGTTGGGCAGCTGATCGACAGTCGTCAGTTTCCAGTGCCGGAAGAAGAGTTTCCCGGAGGCAGCGAAGTCTGCGACTACATGTTGCACAATAAGGATACGCTAAAGCTGCTCAACCACTCGGTCGGCGACGCGAAGTTCATCACGGTGACAACGGATACTCCGATCAGCACCTTCATTAACAATCCGGCATACGTAGACGCCACGTTTCACTTTGCGGCCTGCCGAGTTGTGTCAAAAGGGAACAAGCTGGGCTGTCCCGTTCACCGCGTTTGGGAACCGTACGTTCAGGGGCAACCATTGCCGTGCGTGCTGCGGTAG